The region CGTGGCAGGTTACGGGTGGTCTGGGAAGCGGCTGCCGACGTCTGGGCGGATACCGACCGACTCCGTAGGGCACTGGACCGGGGCCCGTCGCCGAAGACCGGAGCGGGGCAGGAAGCGACCGTTCCTGCGGGGGAGTAAGCGGCGTCGCGGCCGACGGCATGCGGCGGCCGCGGCGGTCGGGTGTGTGCGCTGGCGGCCGTTTTGGTATGGCATCACTGGGGTGGAGACTACGCGCCGGTTCCGCAGGGTGCGCCGGCCGGCGCGCCGACCTGGCCCTGGCCGCTGCACCCGACGGCGTCCCGGTCGGGTACGCCGTGCCGTCCGGTCGGTTGCCGGGGACTCGATCCGTATCGGCAGCGGTGCGACCAGGACGCGGTCACGGTGCACCGTCTCCGGGCGCTCGGGCGGACCCTGACGCTGCGCTGGAGCCCGGCCTGTCACGCCGGCTGGGCCGAGGTCCAACCGACCCAGGGAACCTCAATAGCTGCTGGTCGCCGGGATCGACGTAGCACGGCGGACGGCGCCCGCGGGTGCTGCGTGGACGGCGATGATCCCCGGCGGACCGCATCATGCTGCCCTGCTCCGTGTAGTCGGCGTGGCCGGTGATGTTGCCCGTCGTGATCACGCAGGGTGAAGATGCCGTGTGACTTTGGCGAATACTGCGAGGTCGTTCCCTGACACTGCGCGGCCTTCTAATCTCAGCTCATGGACTGGTTGATGGCCGCGTGGGTGGGGGTGGCTGGTGGTGCCACCATGGAGGCCGTCGACGTCATCAAGTCCGTCAAGTGGCACCGCAAGATGCCATGGAACGTGCAGCCGGACACGATCGAGCCTCCTCGGCGCCGGCCCGATGTACGGCCCGGCGAGGAGCAGTTGCCCGCGCCCGGCTGGCCGGGCTATTGCGTCGCCGCGGTGCTGCGGTTGTTCGTGAGCGGGGCCCCCACGGGCGCCCTCGCCGCGACCTACCCGCACAGCGTGAACCCGCTCGTGGCCTACATGGTCGGCTTAGGGGCACTGTCCGCCGTCCAACAGCTCGCCACGCTGGTGCCACTGGCGGTCAAGAGCGCCGGCCGGGCCGCCTTGGGCGGTGTGGCCGAGGAGGCACAACAGCAAGCCCTTCAGGGCCAAGCACAGCAGACGTACGGTTACGGCCACGCCAACGGTGTTCCTCTCCGGCCACAGGCAGCAGGCCCTCCCGCAGACAGTGCGCAGCCGGACACAGGCATCACCGCGCCACAGGGGGGCAGGTATGACGCCGGCCGCTGAATCCTTCGCCGGCCGCGTCCTGGCCGTCATCTCGCGCCGCTCACCAGGCTTTCGGCCGCCCACCGGGTCGTTCAGGCCGGTCGACACTCGGGTACGGACCGTCATCTCGCCAACTCCTTCGCCCTCCAGCACTTCCGAACCGCCCGAAGGAACCCGAACCGACACGAACCGCGCTGCGGCAAAGCCGAGTGGTGTCGCGAGCCCGCGCCGACCTCCCCTTGCACGCCGTCTGCTGACTTCAGTCCGGGGCATCCGGGTGCACCCGGCGAAGGCGTCCGACGCATCCGTACGGAGTGAGTCGGAAGGGGAGCCGAAAACACAGTTCACCGACCGCACGAGCAGCCCCGTCCCACCACCGCACACACCGAGCGCGCGACCACGCGCGCAAGAGGAGGGACGCCCTGGGCACAAAGGCGGTGGCGTGCCGCCCCGCGAGCCGGGCGAGGACCGCCAGGGACACGGCTCGCGGTGGGAGGACCCGGCTCCGCAGTATCTGCTGAGCGAGGACCGCCAGGAATACGAGCGGATCCTCGATGAGGCGCTGCGCTCCGCCCCACACCGCCCCGAACTCGCCGCTGTCGGCCAGCGGCTCAACACCGAACAGCTGCGCACCATGGCGCTCAACGCCACCGCACTCATCACGGCGGCCGCGGCGACCGAGTACCAGCACTATGCCAACGTCCGCGAGGAACTGGGCCGTCCGGCGCCGTCCACCCCATGGTCCGCCGACGCGCCCGCCTCCGTAGAGCCGGACGCGGGCGCGACGGGGCTCGCGGCCACTTTCGGAGAGCACGACGAGACCGCCGGAGCCGGCGCGATCGCCGTCGTCGCGGTGCTCGCGCCCGTCCTCGCCGGAACAGCCGCGGCGATCTTCCTGCTCGTGGGATTCATCCTGAAGGTCCTCACCCCCGAGCTGGCGTTCGCCCAGACCCTGCTGACCACCGGGTGGGTCTTCGGCGCGGTCACGGCGGCCGCGATCCTGGTCGCCGCGGTCGGGCTGCTGCTCACCGCTCTGCGCAACGGCTCGTCCTCGCTCCAGGCCGGAGCGCCCGGCGAGCTCGACGCGGAGGTGGCCCGGGCCAGGGAAGCCTGGCGCGAGGCCCTGCTGGAGCGCGGCATCATGCCGTTCCTCCGGGAGGCCCTCGCCGATCCGGCCACGGCGGCACTGACGCGTCCGTCACCGACACCGACCACCGGCCGCATGCCGCACCTCGGCTACGACCGGCCGGGTTTCAGCAGCCCCGACGGCGGACCCGCGGCGGGTCCGCGCCCGAGCTTCACCAGCCCGGACTTCACCAGCCCGGACTTCGGGGGGCCAGCCGAAAGCACCCCGTCCACGGGGCCCGAACAGTCCGACTGACCAACGCCGGACTCGGGTGTCAGCGGTATGCCGCCCGGCCGCTTTCGGACTTGTGGCGGGCGATCCCGAACGGCGGTCCGACACACGCCGGTTGCAACGGACCGGGCGTAGGTTTTCGGCCATGTACGGGACGTCCTGGACGACGTCTCCTCGCGGACGCCTGATGTTGTGCCCGAGTTGTACTCAATTCTAGGGATTGACCCTGTGCATGGTGGTGTGCTTGCCTCGAAGAGAGCCCTCGGCGCGGGGCCGGGGGAGATGCGTCAACGGGGAAACACATGGGGGTGACAACTGCTACAGATTTTCTAGTGTCCTGCGCCAGAGATCCGTCGGCAGAAGCGGGCGAGGGAGTCGAGGATTTCTTCGGCCGTCTTGGTCCAGACGAACGGCTTGGGGGCTTCGTTCCAGTCCTTGACCCATGCCCGGATGTCGGCTTCCAGGGCCTGGATGTTTTTGTGTGCGCCGCGGCGGATCATCTGGTGGGCGAGGTAGCCGAACCACCGCTCGACCTGGTTGATCCAGGACGAGCCGGTCGGGGTGAAGTGCAGCTCGAACCGCGGGTGTTTGGCCAGCCAAGCCTTGATCGCGGGTGTCTTGTGGGTGCCGTAATTGTCCACGATCAGGTGGACCTGCAAGTGCGCGGGCACCTCCTTGTCGATCCGGATCAGGAACTTCTTGAACTCCACGGCCCGGTGCCGGCGGTGCAGGGCAGTGATGACTTCACCCGTGGCGACATCGAACGCGGCGAACAACGTGGTCAGGCCGTTGCGCACATAGTCGTGCGTACGCCGCTCGGGCATGCCCGGCATTATCGGCAGCACCGGCTGGGACCGGTCCAGTGCCTGGATCTGCGACTTCTCGTCCACCGACAGCACCACCGCACCCTCGGGCGGGTTGAAGTACAAGCCCACGACGTCGTAGACCTTCTCCACGAACAACGGGTCCGTCGACAGCTTGAAGGTGTCCGCCAGATGCGGCTTGAGCTGGAACTGCCGCCAGATCCGGCCCACGGTCGACTTCGACAGACCACTGTGCTGCGCCATCGATGTCCGCGACCAGTGGGTGGCGTTCTTCGGGAGCTGTTCCAGCGTGGTGACCACCACCGCTTCCACCTGATCGACGCTGATGGTGGGCGGCCGGCCCGGCCGGGGCTCGTCCGCCAGCCCGTCCAGCCGCTCGGCGAGGAAGCGTCGGCGCCACTTGCGGACGGTGTCCGCGGTCACCCGCAGTTCCCGGGCGACCGCGACGATCGGCGGCACCTCCGGGCCCGCGCACGCCAGCACGATCCGCGCGCGCAGGGCCAGCGCCTGGGCCGATGTAGCCCGACGCGTCCACCGCTCCAACACCGCCCGCTCGTCATCAGACAGCAGCAACGGTTCCAGCTTCGGGCCCCGACGAGGAGCTGACGCACCAGCAGTAGAAGTCACGCAACTTCTAACGATCAACTACTGGCGCAGGACACTAGTAGGACTCCGTTAGGTCTGTCTCGCGGTCCTGTTTGAGGGCATGGTGGGGGTGTGGACGCACATGAAGTGAACCGTGCTCGGGCGAAGTTGGCGTTATTCGTGGCTGATGTGTTCGCGTCGGTGCCGCGCAAGGATCAGCGGGCGAAGGGTGACTGCTATCTGCGCGGACTGATGCTGGACGGGCGGCGCAAGTCCATCCAGGCCATGGCAGAGCGGCTGCCGGACGGCAACGAGCAGAACCTGCAGCAGTTCGTGAACCAGTCGACCTGGGATCCGGTGCCTGTGCGGCGGCGGATTGCGGAGCGGATGGTGCCGCAGATCGGCCCGGACGCGTGGGCGGTCGACGACGTGTCATTCCCCAAGGACGGGAATCAGTCGGTGGCGGTCGCCCCTCAGTACTGCGGGGCTTTGGGCAAACAGGCCAACTGCCAGGTCGCGGTGAGCGTGCACGCGGTCTCCGACACCGCGTCCTGTCCGCTGCAGTGGCGGTTGTTCGTGCCCCAGCAGTGGGCGCACGATGCCGGACGGCGGAAGAAGACCGGGATTCCGCAGGAGGTCGGGCATCGGGAGAAGTGGCGCCTGGCCCTGGACACCATCGACGAGTTGGCCGGGTGGGGTCTGGTGCCGCCGGTGGTGGTGGCCGATGCCGCCTACGGGCAGAACGCTGACTTCCGGGCCGGCCTGAGCGAGCGGGGCATCGGCTATGTCGTGGCGGTCCGTTCGGACGTGACCGTCCACCCGCACGGCGCCGAGCCCCTCGCGCCGCCGTGGTCGGGCCACGGCCGCAAGCCGCAGCCCCGCTACCGGGACAAGCCGTCCCCGCTGTCCGCGCTGGCGGCCAGCCGGGGGCGGCAGGCGTTCACTGAGGTGACCTGGCGTGACGGCTCCCGCGGGCCGATGCGCTCGCACTTGCTGGCAGTGCGGGTGCGGCCGGCTGGGGTCAGGGCCCGCCGTCTGGCCCGGGCCGCCGCCACCGCCGAACACGGCCACTGGGACGGTGTCCTGCCCGAGGCGACGCTCCTGGCCGAATGGCCCGAGGAAGCCGAAGTACCCAGTGACTACTGGCTGTCCAACCTGCCCACCAGCACACCGCTGCCCGAGCTGGTCCGTCTGGCCAAGATCCGCTGGCGGATCGAGCACGACTACCGGGAACTCAAACACGGCCTCGGCCTGGACCACTTCGAGGGACGTTCCTGGGCGGGGTGGCATCACCATGTCACCCTGGTCACCGCCGCCCACGCGTTCCTCACCGAACAGCGCCTGGCCCCAAAAGCCGATACAGCGGACTCACCCTCTACCAGATCCTCGACGCCATCCAAGGCCTGCTGAACTGCTGGACCGGCACCTGCACCACCTGCCACCGCCCCCTGCCCAGAACAGCCACCACCAGCCCAAACTCAAGAGCCAGAGCAACCTAACGGAGTCCTACTAGCCACGTAGTCCAGTTCCCGGGGGCGTCTCGGCTTCTACCCAGCCGAGACGCCCCCACCGTCAGCGCCATGCGCTACACCTGAACGAACTCTTCCCTGAGAGGGGTTCATGAGTTGACTGATCAGTAAAATCCCGTTGCACTGGCGACCAAGGAAGCAGGGGCCCTCTTGAGACACCTTCCCGCAGACCAGCAGTACCGAATCATGCAACTCATATGGGGACGAGAGAAAGCGGATACACAAGCAGCAGCCAACACAGACGACTATGTACGCCGGGTCCTAGAGAGCGGAGAGCTCAGCGGCGACCTACGTAAACCCAACGAGCAAGCACCCCGCGACCCGACCTACGTCCGCATCTACCGCGCTGCCAAGCCACTGCCAGCCGTCGCCTACGCGATGCCCGGCCCTGGCACGATCGAAATCCGCCTTGAACATGAGGACGCCAATGACTTCCGCAGCGAGAAGTGCGTCCGCTTCCTTGACGTCAAGCACGACAACAAAGTTGCCGTTACCGTTTCCAACACAGCCACAGTTTTGATCGCAGTAGAGCTCACCGCCCGTGCTCTGAAGAAGCTAAATACTGATCACGGGTAAGGCAGATCCCGGGTTCCGGCGTGGCCGACTCCCCGCCCGTCGGTAACAGGCGCCGGACGCTCGGTCAGCATGACGAGACAGACAGACGGAGCAGGTGGAGCAGCGCGCGGGCCAGAACACCGGCCAACGTGGTGGAAGTGGCATAGAACGCTGCTTGCCCGAAGCCCTGGACAAGACGATGGCGGGTGCGTTGCCGCTTCACGTCGGGGCGGTGCGTACGGTGGGACATGACGGTCTCCGTTCAGGGGATGAGTCGACTGCCCCCGCACCGCTTGTTCCTGGCCGGGATACGGTGCGGGGCGCAGTTTCTGCTGCCCCAAGCCTTATGGCTGACGTCCGCTGAATGCAGCTCCCGGAGCTCGAATCTCGATGTAAGTTCGGCGCCATGAACGGGAATCGGGCCAACGCGTGGGTCGAGGGAACTTCGGCCGATCTGGTCGCCGACGCGCTCGCCCTGGGAGTGAAAGCCAGTCCCAGGATGGTGACCTCCTGGGTCGAGGACGGGATGCTCGCCAACCCCGAGCCACGCAAGACCAGCGCGCACGGCAGCGATCCGCGGGTCTTTTCCCCCGAGCAACGCGAGTTGTTCACCAGACTTCTGGAAGCTCGAGAGCGCTCCCCGCTGGGGCGCATCCCGCAACGCTCGCTGGTCCGCGTCGTGCTGTACCTGTGGCTGATCGACGACACGGTGGTCCTCACCCCGCAGGCGCGCCGAGCCTGGCGTACCCATGCGCGCGCCACTGGCCAGACGACTGCCGTCAGGCGAAGCGAGAACGTCCGCGCAATCGTCGAGCAACTCGCCCACCCCTCAGCCAGCCTCAAGCAACGGCGCGCCGCTCAGCTCGTCCTCGAGGAAGGCGAGCGGACCGGGCGGATCGACGTGGACAGACTGACGTCGGTCCTCACGGAGTTGTACTCGCCCTGGCCAGTTCAGCCCGGCATGCCGAGGATCGAACGAGCCCTTCCGGGCCCGTTCGGGCCCGTCCCCGTCCAGTACCACATCGCGATATGGAAGGCCAGACAGCAGACGATCCGCCGCCTTCGGCACGAGGAGATCGACGAACTGGAGCTCGACCGGGTGCGCGCCGTCTATCGGCCGATGTGGGCGGACTATCAGGCTCGTCGGCCCGCCCTGGCGACCATCGGCGCCGGAGAGTTCGCGGCGTACTTTGCTGAGCCCGACACCATGGAGGGCCGCGCCATCGAGGCGGTTGATGCGTTTGTATCGACGCTCGCCGGCGAACTCGGGCTGATCGAAGCCGCGTCCCATGCCGCAGAGACGGCACGTCTCAGACTGGCGCGCTGACGACCCCACCTACGCCCGACGGGGCATCTCCCCCCCCGGTGCCCCTCGTCGGCTGCCCTGGACGGCTCCGAGCCGCTCGCCCGCCCCTTCCTCAAGCCAGGCTGGGGCCACTGGCACGTACGGATCGTGACCATTGTGTCGCTGCGTAAGTCCACCTCGACCTGGTAGGGCGCCCTGCCGTCCGCCCAGTTCTGCCGCGCCATGACCCGCGCGTACCGCCAAGACCCGGCCGACCACACCTTCAGCGATGGACGATCGGCGTTCGGCCACGTCCAGACCTCCGGTCAGCCGCTGTGCGGCACGCTACGGGCGCAGCCTCGGCAGCAGCGGAGAAGAGCAGCACGGCGCAAACGACGCTAGCTCTCGTCCTCCAGCGGCGTTGCCTCGTACGCCCCGCGGAATACGGCGTCCAGTGCGTCCGCAAGACTGGCAGTGCCCTTGGCCTGGTGCATCGCCTTGAATGCCTCCTCAGCGCGGAGAACCCAACGGGATTCACGGTCAAACAGCTCCGTAAGAGGCTTCGGCGCCATCCTCGGAGCCCCCGAGGTACGCGCCGCTGAGGCGGCGCTGACCTGCCCGTGCAGCGGGAGCCACACCATGGCCACAGGCCCGACGCCAGGTTCTCTGACTACGTGTCCATCAACGATGCGCACCGCTAACTGGCCCGTCATGTCCCCACGGTGACAGGTTCGTTGATGATCGGAAAGACTGCCTAGGCTCGAAAGAGTGCGATTGCTAAGGCCGGACACACCGGACAGCTCCGATCTCGGCTGTCCGGTCCATCTTCGCAGTTCACAGGCCTAACCGGACAGCCGGACAGCCGGGACACTCCACCT is a window of Streptomyces sp. NBC_00271 DNA encoding:
- a CDS encoding DUF2690 domain-containing protein: MCALAAVLVWHHWGGDYAPVPQGAPAGAPTWPWPLHPTASRSGTPCRPVGCRGLDPYRQRCDQDAVTVHRLRALGRTLTLRWSPACHAGWAEVQPTQGTSIAAGRRDRRSTADGARGCCVDGDDPRRTASCCPAPCSRRGR
- a CDS encoding IS630 family transposase; protein product: MTSTAGASAPRRGPKLEPLLLSDDERAVLERWTRRATSAQALALRARIVLACAGPEVPPIVAVARELRVTADTVRKWRRRFLAERLDGLADEPRPGRPPTISVDQVEAVVVTTLEQLPKNATHWSRTSMAQHSGLSKSTVGRIWRQFQLKPHLADTFKLSTDPLFVEKVYDVVGLYFNPPEGAVVLSVDEKSQIQALDRSQPVLPIMPGMPERRTHDYVRNGLTTLFAAFDVATGEVITALHRRHRAVEFKKFLIRIDKEVPAHLQVHLIVDNYGTHKTPAIKAWLAKHPRFELHFTPTGSSWINQVERWFGYLAHQMIRRGAHKNIQALEADIRAWVKDWNEAPKPFVWTKTAEEILDSLARFCRRISGAGH
- a CDS encoding IS701 family transposase, whose protein sequence is MDAHEVNRARAKLALFVADVFASVPRKDQRAKGDCYLRGLMLDGRRKSIQAMAERLPDGNEQNLQQFVNQSTWDPVPVRRRIAERMVPQIGPDAWAVDDVSFPKDGNQSVAVAPQYCGALGKQANCQVAVSVHAVSDTASCPLQWRLFVPQQWAHDAGRRKKTGIPQEVGHREKWRLALDTIDELAGWGLVPPVVVADAAYGQNADFRAGLSERGIGYVVAVRSDVTVHPHGAEPLAPPWSGHGRKPQPRYRDKPSPLSALAASRGRQAFTEVTWRDGSRGPMRSHLLAVRVRPAGVRARRLARAAATAEHGHWDGVLPEATLLAEWPEEAEVPSDYWLSNLPTSTPLPELVRLAKIRWRIEHDYRELKHGLGLDHFEGRSWAGWHHHVTLVTAAHAFLTEQRLAPKADTADSPSTRSSTPSKAC